A region from the Drosophila takahashii strain IR98-3 E-12201 chromosome 2L, DtakHiC1v2, whole genome shotgun sequence genome encodes:
- the LOC138914924 gene encoding uncharacterized protein: MAPETKRLRENTSTDLKKDRPNETLSTTLIELVEQKFAEQTASITATITASIQKSEDRILQEMHEKVNVMSGKIEELTQRVHQLEKEVAVVEKLKERMMQLEAETQDAQTLGGRVGEIEARVATQANESIAADLRVHGVPYQDNENLKSLFHTLCFNLKLTPPPRIREAFRISPRRPNPTVDPIIIIKFEHVRDKAAILRAAGAYRREFKQPLTLQLLGMNSPAAVYLNEQLSRENYEIFREARRLKRLKRLFWVFTRRGIVHVTQCVGAEVMCVESMQKLYDL, encoded by the coding sequence ATGGCTCCAGAAACAAAACGCTTGCGCGAAAATACGTCCACGGACCTTAAAAAAGACCGTCCAAATGAAACACTCTCAACTACGTTGATTGAGTTGGTAGAGCAGAAATTTGCTGAGCAGACTGCTAGCATTACTGCCACGATAACTGCCTCAATACAAAAATCTGAGGATCGCATTTTACAAGAAATGCATGAAAAAGTTAACGTGATGAGTGGAAAAATAGAAGAACTCACTCAACGGGTGCACCAACTGGAGAAGGAGGTCGCAGTGGTGGAAAAACTAAAGGAGAGGATGATGCAACTAGAGGCCGAGACCCAAGATGCACAAACTCTAGGAGGGCGGGTTGGAGAGATTGAAGCGCGGGTGGCAACGCAAGCGAACGAGTCCATCGCAGCGGACCTGAGAGTCCATGGAGTGCCTTACCAAGATAATGAAAACTTAAAATCATTATTTCACACACTGTGTTTCAATCTGAAACTTACGCCGCCGCCGAGGATTCGCGAGGCCTTTCGCATATCACCGAGAAGGCCAAATCCGACCGTAGACCCGatcattataattaaattcgaGCACGTGCGCGATAAAGCCGCAATACTGCGCGCGGCTGGTGCGTACCGAAGAGAATTTAAACAGCCACTAACCCTTCAACTGCTGGGAATGAACTCGCCGGCTGCTGTTTACCTTAATGAGCAGCTTTCAAGAGAAAACTACGAGATCTTCAGGGAGGCGAGACGCTTAAAAAGGCTTAAGCGCCTCTTTTGGGTCTTCACACGGCGGGGGATTGTTCACGTCACTCAATGCGTGGGAGCTGAGGTAATGTGCGTTGAGAGTATGCAGAAGCTTTACGATCTCTAA